The sequence CGCCGCGCTTCGGCTCGGGCATGAAGAACGCCATCGTCCCCAGCAGGAGGCCCGGCACCGCGCCCGCGAAGAATGCGTGGTTCCACGGCTTGAGCGCGTCACCCAGCACGTAGCCCAGCGCCGAGCCCACCGGAATCGCGATGTAGAAGAACGCCAGCACCCGCGTGCGCAGCTCGCGAGGGTACAGGTCCGAGATGATGGAGGGCGCCACCGCGCCGTAGCCCGCCTCGCCAATGCCAATCACCGCGCGCGCCACCAGCAGCGCGAGGAACGTCGTGGCCAGCCCGCTGGAGCCCGTGGCCAGGCTCCACAGCAGCACGCCGCCCGCCACCAGCAGCTTGCGCGGCATCCTGTCGCCCAGGAACCCGCCCAGCGGCGAGGCCAGCATGAACACCACGATGAACACGGTGCCCAGCAGGCCGGACTGCGTGTCGTTGATGCCGAACTCCTTCTGGATGTCCGGGAGCGCGGCCGCGACGATGTACCGGTCGAGGTAGTTGACCAGGTTGATGAGCGTGAGGATGAACAGCGCGAAGCCGGCGTTCGCCGCGGGTGTCGCGGGCGCGGCCGCGGAGTTCGCTGCGGGAGAGGCGTTCATGGCGAGGTGGCTCCAGCTCCGAAGCGGTGCGCGAGCAGTCCCCAGCGCAGGCCCCTGTCACTCACGCGGCACGCGTCCAGGCCCAGCGCCTTCACCGCTTCGAGGAGGATGAGCGCGCCCGCGGGGATGACGTCCGCGCGCTTGGGCTGCATGCCGCGCAGCGTGCGACGCTCCTCCAGTGGCAGGCCGCAGAGCTTGTCCACCAGCGCCGCGAGCTCGGAGCGGGACAGCGTTCCGCCGTGCACCTCTTCCGCGTCGTAGGGGTCGATGCCGTGCTGCACGGCGTAGAGCGTGGTGACGGTGCCGGCCACGCCCACCATCAGCGAGCCCGGGGGCGGCGGGGGCAGCGTCTTGAAGGTGTCGCGCAGGTGCGCCTCGATGCGGGCGCGATTCTCGGCCGTCATCGGGTCCGAGGCCACGAAGCGCTCCGTGAGCCGCACCGCGCCCACGTCGAAGCTGTGCCGGAAGTCCACGTGCCCGGCGGGGTTGCCGTAGATGAACTCGGTGGAGCCTCCGCCGATGTCCAGCACCAGCAGCGGGCCCGCCGCCTCCGACGCGAAGTCCGCGTGCACGGCGGCGAACGAGAGCTCCGCTTCCAGTTGGCCGGAGATGATTTCCACCGTCACGCCCGCGCGAGCCTTCGCCGCCTCGAGGAACTCGGCGCCGTTCTGCGCGTCGCGCGCCGCGCTGGTGGCCGAGACGGCGATGCCCTGCGCGCCCAACTCACGGGCCTCGCGGGCGAAGTCCTCCAGCACCGCGAGCGTGGCCTCCATCCCTTCCGGAGACAGGCGGCGCGTGGCGTCCACGCCCCGGCCCAGGCGGGTGATTTCCGCGCGCTCGCGCACGGCTTCGAAACGGCCTTCAGGGGTGCGCTCGGCAACCAGCAGCAGCACCGAATTGGTTCCCACGTCGATGGTGGCGAAACGCGGCATTCGCGGGAGCCTACTCAACGCAGCAGCGCTTCCAAAGCATCGGACAGCGCTTGGTACTCGGTGTGTGTGTTGTAGAGCTGGGCCGAGACTCGCACGTGACGCGCGGGCGCCCGGGGCCACGGGACGATGGGCACCTCGATTCGGTATTCGTCGAAGAGGCGCAGATGGAGCGGGTCCACGTAGAGCGGCGGCTCCGGGGGCGTGGGGAAGCCGTCCGGCAGCCGCGCCGTCGCCATGCTGCCCACCATCTCCTCCGGGCAGTCGGGCGTCACCTTCAGCCGCTCACACAGCAGCCTCCGCGCGGCCAGCGCCTTCTCGCGGTTGGACTGCATCACCGCCGGCCAGCCGCCAGGGAGCAGCGCACCCACCACGCGAATCGCCTGCGGCACGCAGAGCGCGGCGGACGGGTCGTGCGTCCCCAGCCAGTCGAAGTCCAGGCGGAATTGCGAGCGGTCCTTCCGCGTCGAGTTGTGCCCGTGGCTCACCACCAACGGCTTGATGTCCGTCTGCAAGTCGCGCCGCACGTGGAGGAAGGCCGCGCCCTTGGGCGCGCACAGCCACTTGTGGCAGTTGCCCGTGTAGTAGCCCGCGCCCAATTCGCGCAGCGACAGCGGCAGCATGCCCGGGGCGTGCGCGCCGTCCACCAGCGTCTCCACGCCCCGCTCCCGGAGGGCCGAGATGAGCCGCGCCACCGGCATCACCACCGCCGTCTGGCTGGAGACATGGTCCACCAGCAGCAAGCGCGTGCGTGGCGTCACGTGCGCCAGCACCGCGTCCACCACCGCGTCCGGTGACGGAATGGGCCACGGCAGCTTCGCCACCACCACCTTCGCGCCCCAGCGCGAGGCCGCGTACTCCAGCGCGTTGCGGCTGGCGTTGTACTCGTGGTCGGTGGTGAGCAGTTCGTCACCGGCGGCGAAGCGCAGCGAGCGCAGCACCGTGTTGACGCCGGTGGTGGCGTTGGTGACGAAGGCCACGTCGTCCGCGTCGGCGCCGACGAAGGTGGCCAGGGCCTCGCGGGCCGCGTCCAGCAGCGGCTCGACTTCGCGGTGGAGGAAGCGGACCGGCTCCGCCTCCATGCGCGCGCGCAGCTCGGACTGCGCTTGCAGCACGGCGGTGGGGCAGGCGCCGAAGGAGCCGTGGTTGAGGAAGCGGACCTCGGGGTCCAGGCTCCAGTGCGTGCGGAAGGAGGGGACGCTCATGCGCGGGAACTCGACCCGACGCGGCGCCCCCTGTCAACGCGTGCAGGACAACGCGGAATCAACGCTCCGCCGCACCGTCCGTGAGCAGGGCCAGGAGGCTTTGCTTGTCTCGAAGAGGGGCCGGAGGCCCTGCTTGCCCTGAGCAGGGCCCAGAGGAGGCCCTGCTTGCTCTGAACAGGGCCAATGGCCCTGCTTGCCTTGAACAGGGCCCGGAGGCCCTGCTCGGGCCGCCTACTCGGCCTGAGCGAGCGGCGCCCAGTCCGGCGTC comes from Pyxidicoccus parkwaysis and encodes:
- a CDS encoding aminotransferase class V-fold PLP-dependent enzyme, whose translation is MSVPSFRTHWSLDPEVRFLNHGSFGACPTAVLQAQSELRARMEAEPVRFLHREVEPLLDAAREALATFVGADADDVAFVTNATTGVNTVLRSLRFAAGDELLTTDHEYNASRNALEYAASRWGAKVVVAKLPWPIPSPDAVVDAVLAHVTPRTRLLLVDHVSSQTAVVMPVARLISALRERGVETLVDGAHAPGMLPLSLRELGAGYYTGNCHKWLCAPKGAAFLHVRRDLQTDIKPLVVSHGHNSTRKDRSQFRLDFDWLGTHDPSAALCVPQAIRVVGALLPGGWPAVMQSNREKALAARRLLCERLKVTPDCPEEMVGSMATARLPDGFPTPPEPPLYVDPLHLRLFDEYRIEVPIVPWPRAPARHVRVSAQLYNTHTEYQALSDALEALLR
- a CDS encoding Ppx/GppA phosphatase family protein, whose product is MPRFATIDVGTNSVLLLVAERTPEGRFEAVRERAEITRLGRGVDATRRLSPEGMEATLAVLEDFAREARELGAQGIAVSATSAARDAQNGAEFLEAAKARAGVTVEIISGQLEAELSFAAVHADFASEAAGPLLVLDIGGGSTEFIYGNPAGHVDFRHSFDVGAVRLTERFVASDPMTAENRARIEAHLRDTFKTLPPPPPGSLMVGVAGTVTTLYAVQHGIDPYDAEEVHGGTLSRSELAALVDKLCGLPLEERRTLRGMQPKRADVIPAGALILLEAVKALGLDACRVSDRGLRWGLLAHRFGAGATSP